The following coding sequences lie in one Amycolatopsis cihanbeyliensis genomic window:
- the leuS gene encoding leucine--tRNA ligase, producing MNEGTETAPAHRYNAALAGQIELRWQGYWADHGTYHAPNPAGPLAEEGRPVPSDKLFVQDMFPYPSGSGLHVGHPLGFIGSDVFARYHRMTGRNVLHTMGFDSFGLPAELYAVQTGTHPRATTEENIERYLSQIRRLGLGHDERRRIATTDIEYYRWTQWIFLQIFNSYYDENEGRARPIVELEREYAQDKRRTPDGRNWCELTRAEQRRIIDSHRLVYLSEAPVNWAPGLGTVVANEEVTPDGRTERGNFPVFRRNLKQWMMRITAYADRLVDDLELLDWPEKVKTMQRNWIGRSQGANLHFPVADAESTRIEVFTTRPDTLFGATYVVLAPEHPLVPELTAETWPEGTDERWTGGAGTPAEAVAEYRAATARKSELDRQENKDKTGVFTGSFVVNPVNDQRLPIFVADYVLMGYGTGAIMAVPGQDQRDWDFATGFGLEIIRTVRPAADFEGEAYLGDGPAINSASEHLSLNGLEIEDAKKAIIAWLEEHGHGEGTVQYKLRDWLFARQRYWGEPFPIVYDEDGAPIPLPESQLPVELPYLDDYSPQTFDPQDADSEPSPPLSKAADWVEVTLDLGDGPKKYRRDTNVMPQWAGSCWYQLRYIDPTNDEAFVDPENERYWVGPRPAEHGADDPGGTDLYVGGVEHAVLHLLYARFWHKVLYDLGHVSAKEPYRRLYNQGYIQAYAYTDSRGFYVPAHEVEEKDGRFFAGGEEVTQEYGKMGKSLKNVVTPDEMAENYGADTFRFYEMAMGPLEMSRPWATKDVVGAHRFLQRLWRLVIDEETGELRITEDEPTPEDRRQLHKTIAGVREDYAEMRFNTAGAKLIELNNHLTKVYSSAADTPRELAEPLVLMLAPLCPHLAEELWQRLGHVDSLVHGPFPVADERYLVEDTVEYPIQVNGKVRSRVTVPADAGSEDVRAAALAEEKIVALLDGGEPRKVIVVPGRLVNVVL from the coding sequence ATGAACGAGGGCACCGAAACGGCTCCGGCGCACCGCTACAACGCGGCGCTGGCCGGGCAGATCGAGCTGCGTTGGCAGGGTTACTGGGCCGACCACGGCACCTACCACGCGCCCAACCCGGCCGGTCCCCTCGCCGAGGAGGGCAGGCCGGTCCCCTCGGACAAGCTGTTCGTGCAGGACATGTTCCCCTACCCCTCCGGTTCCGGGCTGCATGTCGGCCACCCGCTTGGCTTCATCGGCAGCGACGTCTTCGCCCGCTACCACCGGATGACCGGGCGTAATGTGCTGCACACGATGGGCTTCGACTCCTTCGGCCTGCCCGCCGAGCTGTACGCGGTCCAGACCGGGACGCACCCGCGCGCCACCACCGAAGAGAACATCGAGCGGTACCTGAGCCAGATCCGCAGGCTGGGTCTCGGCCACGACGAGCGCCGCCGGATCGCGACCACCGACATCGAGTACTACCGCTGGACACAGTGGATCTTCCTGCAGATCTTCAACTCCTACTACGACGAGAACGAGGGCAGGGCCCGCCCGATCGTCGAGCTGGAGCGGGAGTACGCGCAGGACAAGCGGCGAACCCCGGACGGAAGGAACTGGTGCGAGCTGACCCGCGCCGAGCAGCGCCGGATCATCGACTCGCACCGCCTGGTGTACCTGTCCGAGGCCCCGGTCAACTGGGCTCCGGGGCTGGGCACGGTGGTCGCCAACGAGGAGGTGACCCCGGACGGCCGCACCGAGCGCGGCAACTTCCCGGTGTTCCGCCGGAACCTGAAGCAGTGGATGATGCGGATCACCGCCTACGCCGACCGCCTTGTCGACGACCTCGAGCTGCTGGACTGGCCGGAGAAGGTCAAGACCATGCAGCGCAACTGGATCGGTCGCTCGCAGGGCGCGAACCTGCATTTCCCGGTCGCGGACGCCGAATCCACCAGGATCGAGGTGTTCACCACCCGCCCGGACACCCTGTTCGGCGCGACCTACGTGGTGCTGGCTCCCGAGCACCCGCTGGTGCCGGAACTGACCGCCGAGACCTGGCCGGAGGGCACCGACGAGCGCTGGACCGGCGGCGCGGGCACGCCCGCCGAGGCGGTCGCCGAGTACCGGGCGGCCACCGCACGCAAGTCCGAGCTGGACCGCCAGGAGAACAAGGACAAGACCGGCGTGTTCACCGGCTCCTTCGTGGTGAACCCGGTGAACGACCAGCGGCTGCCGATCTTCGTGGCGGACTACGTGCTGATGGGCTACGGCACCGGCGCGATCATGGCCGTGCCCGGACAGGACCAGCGGGACTGGGACTTCGCGACCGGGTTCGGCCTGGAGATCATCCGCACCGTGCGGCCCGCCGCGGACTTCGAAGGTGAGGCGTACCTCGGTGACGGGCCGGCGATCAACTCGGCCAGCGAGCACCTGAGCCTGAACGGGCTGGAGATCGAGGACGCCAAGAAGGCGATCATCGCCTGGCTGGAGGAGCACGGCCACGGCGAGGGCACGGTGCAGTACAAGCTGCGCGACTGGCTGTTCGCCCGGCAACGTTACTGGGGCGAGCCCTTCCCCATCGTCTACGACGAGGACGGCGCGCCGATCCCGCTGCCGGAGAGCCAGCTGCCGGTGGAGCTGCCCTACCTGGACGACTACTCCCCGCAGACCTTCGACCCCCAGGACGCCGACTCCGAGCCCTCACCGCCGCTGTCCAAGGCCGCCGACTGGGTCGAGGTGACCCTGGACCTCGGCGACGGCCCGAAGAAGTACCGCCGGGACACCAACGTCATGCCGCAGTGGGCCGGTTCCTGCTGGTACCAGCTGCGCTACATCGACCCGACCAACGACGAGGCCTTCGTCGACCCGGAGAACGAGCGGTACTGGGTCGGCCCGCGGCCCGCCGAGCACGGGGCGGACGATCCCGGCGGCACCGACCTGTACGTCGGCGGGGTCGAGCATGCGGTGCTGCACCTGCTGTACGCCCGGTTCTGGCACAAGGTGCTCTACGACCTGGGGCACGTCTCCGCCAAGGAGCCCTACCGCAGGCTGTACAACCAGGGCTACATCCAGGCCTACGCCTACACCGACTCGCGCGGCTTCTACGTGCCCGCGCACGAGGTCGAGGAGAAGGACGGCAGGTTCTTCGCGGGCGGCGAGGAGGTGACGCAGGAGTACGGCAAGATGGGCAAGAGCCTGAAGAACGTCGTCACCCCGGACGAGATGGCCGAGAACTACGGCGCGGACACCTTCCGGTTCTACGAGATGGCCATGGGCCCGCTGGAGATGTCCCGGCCGTGGGCGACCAAGGACGTGGTGGGTGCGCACCGGTTCCTGCAGCGCCTGTGGCGGCTGGTGATCGACGAGGAGACCGGCGAGCTGCGGATCACCGAGGACGAACCCACGCCCGAGGACCGCAGGCAGCTGCACAAGACCATCGCCGGCGTACGCGAGGACTACGCGGAGATGCGGTTCAACACCGCCGGCGCCAAGCTGATCGAGCTGAACAACCACCTCACCAAGGTGTACAGCTCGGCCGCGGATACGCCGCGCGAGCTGGCCGAACCCCTGGTGCTGATGCTGGCGCCGCTGTGCCCGCACCTGGCCGAGGAGCTGTGGCAGCGGCTCGGGCATGTGGACTCGCTGGTGCACGGCCCGTTCCCGGTCGCCGACGAGCGGTACCTGGTCGAGGACACCGTGGAGTACCCGATCCAGGTCAACGGCAAGGTGCGGTCCAGGGTCACCGTCCCGGCCGACGCGGGCTCCGAGGATGTGCGGGCCGCCGCGCTGGCCGAGGAGAAGATCGTCGCCCTGCTGGACGGCGGGGAGCCGCGCAAGGTGATCGTGGTGCCCGGCCGCCTGGTGAACGTGGTGCTCTAG
- a CDS encoding MFS transporter, whose translation MTPSARSAPADTAERTPFGPRALLAVPDFRRLLLARFAAHWGDGVFQAGLAGAVLFNPERGADALTIAGGFAALLLPYSVVGPFAGALLDRWDRRRVLVVANLLRVIGILASAAAVGFGVEGPGLFTLALLVIGISRFVGAGMSASLPHVVPRHSLVTANSVAVTLGALVAVLGGGCAIGLRAVFGEGNTGSAGTTAIAVAGSFAAAAIAAGFTRGSLGPDRMNEPAEALLAVARGLADGGRAVARTPTVAAGFVALFAHRAAFAVSLLLTVLLMRYSFTDIGLLKAGLPGLGQVAALGGAGILLAGVLTPRLVARFGRTRVVVSALLLAAAAQAGLGLPFLLPTVLVASFLITSAGQVLKLCVDSAVQADIADETRGRVFALYDTLFNVTMVAAVTVAATLSPLDGHAPGLLLAATGCYLIGIAGYLVAVRP comes from the coding sequence GTGACGCCGAGCGCGCGGAGTGCCCCTGCCGATACGGCGGAGCGGACCCCGTTCGGACCGCGTGCCCTGCTGGCCGTTCCCGACTTCCGCCGGCTGCTGCTGGCCCGGTTCGCCGCGCACTGGGGTGACGGCGTCTTCCAGGCGGGCCTGGCCGGTGCGGTGCTTTTCAACCCGGAGCGAGGCGCGGACGCGCTGACCATCGCGGGTGGGTTCGCCGCGCTGCTGCTGCCGTACTCCGTGGTCGGTCCGTTCGCCGGTGCGCTGCTGGACCGCTGGGACCGCAGGCGGGTGCTGGTGGTGGCCAACCTGCTGCGGGTGATCGGCATTCTGGCCAGCGCCGCGGCCGTCGGTTTCGGGGTCGAGGGGCCGGGGCTGTTCACCCTCGCGCTGCTGGTGATCGGCATCTCCCGGTTCGTCGGCGCGGGTATGTCCGCCTCCCTGCCACATGTGGTGCCGCGGCACAGCCTGGTGACAGCCAACTCGGTGGCGGTCACCCTCGGCGCGCTGGTCGCGGTGCTCGGTGGCGGCTGCGCGATCGGGCTGCGGGCGGTGTTCGGCGAGGGCAACACCGGCTCGGCCGGCACCACCGCCATCGCCGTGGCCGGCTCGTTCGCGGCCGCGGCCATCGCGGCCGGGTTCACCCGCGGCAGCCTCGGCCCGGACCGGATGAACGAACCGGCCGAGGCGCTGCTCGCGGTGGCCCGCGGATTGGCCGACGGTGGCCGTGCCGTGGCCCGCACGCCGACCGTGGCCGCCGGGTTCGTCGCGCTGTTCGCCCACCGCGCGGCCTTCGCGGTCTCGCTGCTGCTCACCGTGTTGCTGATGCGGTACTCCTTCACCGACATCGGCCTGCTCAAGGCGGGGCTGCCGGGGCTGGGGCAGGTCGCCGCGCTCGGCGGCGCGGGCATCCTGCTCGCCGGGGTGCTCACTCCACGGCTGGTCGCCCGCTTCGGCCGCACCCGGGTGGTGGTGAGCGCCCTGCTGCTCGCGGCCGCGGCGCAGGCCGGCCTGGGGCTGCCGTTCCTGCTGCCCACCGTGCTGGTGGCTTCCTTCCTAATCACCTCGGCCGGGCAGGTGCTGAAGTTGTGCGTGGACTCCGCCGTGCAGGCCGATATCGCGGACGAGACCCGCGGCCGGGTGTTCGCGCTGTACGACACCCTTTTCAACGTCACCATGGTCGCCGCGGTCACCGTGGCCGCCACGCTCAGCCCGCTGGACGGGCACGCGCCGGGACTTCTGCTCGCCGCCACCGGGTGTTACCTGATCGGTATCGCCGGTTATCTGGTGGCCGTGCGCCCCTGA
- a CDS encoding ribokinase, with protein sequence MDASHGRPEVLVVGSANADLVVAAERRPAGGETVLGGDTEILPGGKGANTAVAAARLGARVGLLAAVGEDGNGRVLLDSLRESGVYTDLVHLVDRPTGAAYITVTPDGENSILVSPGANNTLRPADVDTALPGAGIMVASMEIPLPTVEHAVLAAAEAGIRPILNLSPVAKVSERVLRVLDVLLVNEHEGAWLLASGFGKADADPRRLLELGPRAAVVTRGARGALVLEDDGVTGVDSPEVEAVDTTGAGDAFAGALAATLAAGASLADAARRAVRVAAVSVTRHGAQPSYPYADELPGGGQYPADGDRDPHTEGDMV encoded by the coding sequence ATGGATGCTTCGCACGGCAGGCCCGAGGTGCTGGTGGTCGGTTCGGCCAATGCCGATCTGGTGGTCGCGGCCGAGCGACGTCCGGCGGGCGGGGAGACGGTACTCGGAGGCGACACGGAGATCCTGCCGGGCGGCAAGGGTGCGAACACGGCGGTGGCCGCGGCCCGGCTCGGGGCGCGAGTCGGCCTGCTCGCCGCGGTCGGCGAGGACGGGAACGGGCGTGTTCTGCTCGACTCGCTGCGCGAGTCCGGGGTGTACACCGACCTGGTGCACCTCGTCGACCGGCCGACCGGGGCCGCCTACATCACCGTGACCCCGGACGGGGAGAACTCGATCCTGGTCTCGCCCGGTGCCAACAACACCCTGCGCCCGGCCGATGTGGACACCGCGCTGCCCGGCGCGGGCATCATGGTCGCCTCGATGGAGATCCCGCTGCCCACGGTCGAGCACGCCGTGCTCGCCGCCGCCGAGGCGGGGATCCGCCCGATCCTCAACCTTTCCCCGGTGGCGAAGGTGTCCGAGCGGGTCCTGCGAGTGCTGGACGTGCTGCTGGTCAACGAGCACGAGGGTGCCTGGCTGCTGGCCTCGGGGTTCGGCAAGGCCGATGCCGACCCGCGCAGGCTGCTCGAGCTCGGCCCGCGTGCCGCGGTGGTCACCCGGGGAGCGCGCGGCGCGCTGGTACTCGAGGACGACGGGGTCACCGGGGTCGACTCCCCCGAGGTGGAGGCGGTGGACACCACCGGCGCGGGCGACGCCTTCGCCGGCGCGCTGGCCGCCACCCTCGCAGCCGGCGCGAGCCTCGCCGACGCCGCCCGGCGCGCGGTGCGGGTCGCCGCCGTCTCGGTCACCCGGCACGGGGCCCAGCCTTCCTACCCCTACGCCGACGAGCTCCCCGGCGGTGGGCAGTACCCTGCGGACGGGGATCGTGACCCACACACGGAAGGCGATATGGTCTAG
- a CDS encoding TNT domain-containing protein, with the protein MRYRVEVADRPDALYAVWNGRVFRAQRSTADGTVLLVPLPGEEETPEGFDTEWNGHPAKVVPEGETGSTFSIHTLCLFDDEIYRILPQSTDGELTLKWTGQDERVAAELGLVDFTTKTSDPESITALWQERHDLGPADARPGDARADPSALLRAIGRTLVHEMPEGWQRVGAQFRQVGDYAELEVRAVAEDMTVSLSAPPELGQLFARLRAAMYDPATGTWLQGTFTLDAASNFDFDYETDTEPNWRLTPEGRPGARSYDAELEYFPRERKNVPQWLAAKAGLPLEVTFRQARVVDGHNPGEQPVVNRPPVPAEEARAVLGYLYRAPIVLTRPATGPDLFAPNGPADVPDAFHTDGVWIWPAAVPHYLRKYGVPPDPELLDHIRAQNHRTPYVPERVRTTAEAEILGQPHPPQQAADLIEYDQFGRIERGAEPKDLRASEVLSLLRTRLAEHGIPDTAYRIGTPAEGAWCLRRTDQGWEVARHAEGGPTEPLLEAQYFPEIEPAARALLGSLLLYPGRGAVPADQEAAEPAAQAPDWPILPMRGEPPLTFFRAKRMVVLPAGTRVLRFGNEGGNLVHAESTRFPETSLGQQREFERGTYLLRRPLRVLTGVTLPWAGLPGGAIAYLLPRALGQHLETGAIERDPGHQGDRR; encoded by the coding sequence GTGCGCTACCGAGTCGAGGTGGCCGATCGCCCGGACGCGCTGTACGCGGTCTGGAACGGCCGCGTGTTCCGGGCCCAGCGGTCCACGGCGGACGGGACCGTGCTGCTGGTACCGCTTCCCGGCGAGGAGGAGACGCCGGAGGGCTTCGATACCGAATGGAACGGCCACCCGGCCAAGGTGGTGCCGGAAGGGGAGACCGGCTCCACCTTCAGCATCCACACGCTGTGCCTGTTCGACGACGAGATCTACCGGATCCTGCCGCAGTCCACCGACGGCGAGCTCACCCTGAAGTGGACCGGTCAGGACGAGCGGGTCGCCGCCGAGCTCGGCCTGGTCGACTTCACCACGAAGACCTCGGACCCGGAGAGCATCACCGCGCTCTGGCAGGAACGGCACGATCTCGGCCCTGCGGATGCCCGGCCGGGCGACGCGCGGGCCGACCCCTCGGCGCTGCTGCGGGCGATCGGCCGCACCCTGGTGCACGAGATGCCGGAGGGCTGGCAGCGGGTCGGCGCCCAGTTCCGCCAGGTCGGCGACTACGCCGAACTGGAGGTGCGGGCGGTTGCCGAGGACATGACGGTGTCCCTTTCCGCCCCGCCCGAGCTGGGTCAGCTGTTCGCGCGGTTGCGGGCCGCGATGTACGACCCGGCCACCGGCACCTGGTTGCAGGGCACGTTCACCCTGGACGCGGCCTCGAACTTCGACTTCGACTACGAGACCGACACCGAACCGAACTGGCGGCTGACGCCGGAGGGCAGGCCGGGCGCCCGGTCCTACGATGCCGAGCTGGAGTACTTCCCCCGGGAGCGTAAGAACGTGCCGCAGTGGCTGGCCGCCAAGGCGGGCCTGCCGCTGGAGGTGACCTTCCGGCAGGCCAGGGTGGTGGACGGGCACAACCCCGGCGAGCAACCCGTGGTCAACCGGCCGCCGGTGCCCGCCGAGGAGGCCCGCGCCGTGCTCGGCTACCTGTACCGGGCGCCGATCGTGCTGACCAGGCCGGCGACCGGCCCGGACCTGTTCGCCCCGAACGGCCCGGCGGACGTTCCGGACGCCTTCCACACCGACGGTGTCTGGATCTGGCCCGCCGCCGTACCGCACTACCTGCGCAAGTACGGCGTGCCGCCGGACCCCGAGCTGCTGGACCACATCCGCGCGCAGAACCACCGCACGCCGTACGTGCCGGAACGGGTACGCACCACCGCCGAGGCCGAGATCCTCGGCCAACCGCATCCGCCGCAGCAGGCGGCCGACCTGATCGAGTACGACCAGTTCGGCCGGATCGAGCGCGGCGCCGAGCCCAAGGACCTGCGGGCCTCCGAGGTGCTGAGCCTGTTGCGTACCCGGCTGGCCGAGCACGGGATCCCGGACACCGCCTACCGGATCGGCACGCCCGCCGAGGGCGCCTGGTGCCTGCGCCGGACCGACCAGGGGTGGGAGGTGGCCAGGCATGCCGAGGGCGGGCCGACGGAACCCTTGCTGGAAGCGCAGTACTTCCCGGAGATCGAGCCGGCCGCGCGGGCACTGCTCGGGTCGCTGCTGCTGTACCCGGGGCGCGGCGCGGTGCCCGCGGACCAGGAGGCCGCCGAACCGGCCGCGCAGGCCCCGGACTGGCCGATCCTGCCGATGCGCGGCGAACCACCGCTGACCTTCTTCCGTGCCAAGCGGATGGTGGTGCTGCCCGCGGGGACCCGGGTGCTGCGGTTCGGCAACGAGGGGGGCAACCTGGTGCACGCCGAGTCCACCCGGTTCCCGGAGACCTCGCTCGGCCAGCAACGCGAGTTCGAGCGCGGCACCTACCTGCTGCGCAGGCCGCTGCGGGTGCTGACCGGGGTGACCCTGCCCTGGGCCGGGCTGCCCGGCGGGGCGATCGCCTACCTGCTGCCCCGCGCGCTCGGCCAGCACCTGGAGACCGGGGCGATCGAGCGCGACCCGGGTCACCAGGGAGACCGGAGGTAG
- a CDS encoding SdpI family protein, with protein sequence MIVVALVPFLLGVLIGWGGYLGWRERLPTDRSAGVRTSATLRSEEAFRLANKVAGLPTLAGGAVGVLGGVAAFFVPNTVGTVVVAAIGLLGMFGLLVGGGVLGHRAALAVPAPAAPTGGCAGCACGTGGCAPVQPAGTA encoded by the coding sequence GTGATCGTTGTGGCGCTGGTTCCGTTCCTGCTCGGCGTACTGATCGGCTGGGGCGGTTACCTCGGCTGGCGGGAGCGGCTGCCGACGGACCGGAGCGCCGGGGTGCGCACCTCCGCCACCCTGCGCAGCGAGGAGGCCTTCCGGCTGGCGAACAAGGTCGCCGGGCTGCCGACCCTTGCCGGTGGCGCGGTCGGCGTGCTCGGCGGGGTGGCCGCGTTCTTCGTGCCGAACACGGTCGGCACCGTCGTCGTCGCCGCCATCGGCCTGCTCGGGATGTTCGGCCTGCTCGTCGGCGGCGGTGTGCTCGGCCACCGCGCGGCACTGGCCGTCCCGGCCCCCGCCGCGCCCACCGGGGGCTGCGCCGGATGTGCCTGTGGCACGGGCGGCTGCGCGCCGGTCCAGCCGGCCGGTACCGCCTGA
- the ptsP gene encoding phosphoenolpyruvate--protein phosphotransferase produces MPTQELSGVAVSPGQASGPVVRVAEPAGEPASGPPPDDPQAEATRIAPAAQAVVGRLEALAEAATGDAATILTTTAAMAGDPALVSRAEQLVSTDRMPAARAVYEAANGFVQQLAAAGGYMAERVRDVEDVRDRLVAELLGTAPPGVPLLERPSVLVGRDLAPADTAGLDPALVLALVTEEGGPTSHTAILARSLGIPAVVAVRGLLALEAEALAVDGDLGSVALADPEAAPVAAKAAAVAEWNGTGATADGRKVKVLGNVGSPADAEAAARAGAEGVGLFRTEFCYLDAPAEPPVQRQREAYTAVLTPFHGKPVIVRTLDAGADKPLAFLSQEDEPNPALGVRGLRIAFDLPEVLDRQLEAIAAAAADSGAEVSVMAPMVATATEAAWFVERARAAGIARAGVMIEVPAAALSAREILEVSDFVSIGTNDLAQYTFAADRQLGAVAPLNDPWQPGLLRLLAMVGEAARATGKPAGVCGEAAADPLLARVLAGFGLTSLSMNAAAVRAVGASLAGVTFDECAAAAGAAVAAPDVSSARAAASAAVSG; encoded by the coding sequence ATGCCTACACAAGAGCTGTCCGGCGTCGCGGTAAGCCCCGGCCAGGCCAGCGGCCCGGTGGTGCGGGTCGCCGAGCCGGCCGGTGAGCCCGCGAGCGGCCCGCCCCCGGACGACCCGCAGGCCGAGGCCACCCGGATCGCGCCGGCGGCGCAGGCCGTGGTCGGCAGGCTGGAGGCGCTGGCGGAGGCGGCAACCGGGGACGCCGCCACCATCCTGACCACCACCGCGGCGATGGCCGGCGATCCCGCGCTGGTCAGCCGGGCCGAGCAGCTGGTGTCCACCGACCGCATGCCGGCCGCCCGCGCGGTGTACGAGGCGGCGAACGGGTTCGTCCAGCAGCTCGCCGCCGCGGGCGGGTACATGGCCGAACGGGTGCGGGACGTGGAGGACGTCCGGGACCGCCTGGTGGCCGAACTGCTCGGCACGGCGCCGCCCGGGGTGCCGCTGCTGGAACGGCCCAGCGTGCTGGTCGGCAGGGATCTCGCCCCGGCGGACACCGCGGGCCTCGACCCGGCGCTGGTGCTCGCCCTTGTCACCGAGGAGGGCGGCCCGACCAGCCACACCGCGATCCTGGCCCGCTCGCTCGGCATTCCCGCCGTGGTCGCGGTACGCGGGCTGCTCGCGCTGGAGGCCGAGGCGCTCGCGGTGGACGGGGACCTCGGCTCGGTCGCGCTCGCCGACCCGGAGGCAGCACCGGTGGCCGCGAAGGCGGCGGCGGTCGCCGAGTGGAACGGCACCGGGGCCACCGCGGACGGGCGCAAGGTGAAGGTGCTCGGCAACGTCGGGTCGCCCGCCGACGCCGAGGCCGCGGCGCGGGCCGGGGCGGAGGGTGTCGGCCTGTTCCGCACCGAGTTCTGCTACCTGGACGCGCCGGCCGAACCCCCGGTGCAGCGGCAGCGGGAGGCCTACACCGCCGTACTCACGCCGTTTCACGGGAAACCGGTCATCGTGCGCACGCTGGACGCGGGCGCGGACAAACCGCTGGCCTTCCTGTCCCAGGAGGACGAGCCGAACCCGGCGCTGGGGGTGCGCGGGCTGCGGATCGCCTTCGACCTGCCCGAGGTGCTGGACCGCCAGCTCGAGGCGATCGCGGCGGCCGCCGCCGACTCCGGCGCCGAGGTCTCGGTGATGGCGCCGATGGTGGCGACCGCGACCGAGGCCGCCTGGTTCGTCGAGCGGGCGCGCGCCGCGGGCATCGCGCGGGCGGGGGTGATGATCGAGGTACCCGCGGCGGCGCTGTCCGCGCGGGAGATCCTCGAGGTGAGCGACTTCGTGTCGATCGGAACCAACGACCTCGCCCAGTACACCTTCGCCGCGGACCGGCAGCTCGGTGCGGTGGCCCCGCTGAACGATCCCTGGCAGCCAGGGCTGCTGCGGCTGCTCGCGATGGTCGGCGAGGCCGCGCGGGCCACCGGCAAACCGGCCGGGGTGTGCGGCGAGGCCGCGGCCGACCCGTTGCTGGCGCGGGTGCTGGCCGGGTTCGGGCTGACCAGCCTCTCGATGAACGCCGCCGCGGTGCGCGCGGTCGGGGCGAGCCTGGCCGGGGTGACCTTCGACGAGTGCGCGGCGGCCGCCGGGGCGGCGGTGGCCGCGCCGGACGTGTCGAGCGCCCGTGCGGCGGCGAGCGCGGCGGTCAGCGGCTGA
- a CDS encoding YqgE/AlgH family protein gives MGIVQADAEVEPGTLLVAAPTMFDPNFRRTVVFVIDHREEGTLGVILNRPSEVPVDDVLPSWGPHVAEPQAVFVGGPVEKKTALCLAALRTGENAGSVPGVIAVRGPVALVDLDADPDLLMPKVRGLRVFAGYAGWDAGQLAGEIDRGDWLIVPALPSDVLATPKRDLWGQVLRRQGVPTALLATHPGDLQRN, from the coding sequence ATGGGGATCGTGCAAGCCGACGCCGAGGTTGAACCGGGCACGCTGCTGGTCGCCGCCCCGACGATGTTCGACCCCAACTTCCGGCGGACCGTGGTGTTCGTCATCGACCACCGCGAGGAGGGCACCCTCGGCGTCATCCTGAACCGGCCGAGTGAGGTTCCGGTGGACGATGTGCTGCCGAGTTGGGGGCCGCATGTGGCCGAGCCGCAGGCGGTCTTCGTGGGTGGCCCGGTGGAGAAGAAGACCGCACTGTGCCTGGCCGCGCTGCGTACCGGGGAGAACGCGGGTTCGGTGCCGGGCGTGATCGCGGTCCGCGGGCCGGTGGCGCTGGTGGATCTGGACGCCGACCCGGACCTGCTGATGCCGAAGGTGCGCGGGCTGCGGGTGTTCGCCGGATACGCGGGCTGGGACGCCGGGCAGCTTGCCGGGGAGATCGACCGGGGCGACTGGCTGATCGTGCCCGCGCTGCCCAGCGATGTGCTGGCGACCCCGAAACGCGACCTGTGGGGCCAGGTGCTGCGCAGGCAGGGTGTGCCCACCGCGCTGCTCGCCACCCACCCCGGCGACCTGCAGCGAAACTAG
- a CDS encoding TetR/AcrR family transcriptional regulator: MTKPTRRGRERAATDKEIRQIARKLLVEHGPEAVTLRAIARELGITAPALYRYYVSRDDLVEHLRLDVIADLGTELAAEGEAMADEGALQLFAICRGFRRWALTHTREFTLVFASPTGGVGSAASSVATLKRVTEPFGRIFLVAAGEVLANHELATPPEEDVPAELREDLAAYRGELLSVIHSAGLNIPAEKLDLGTTYLMIQFWARLYGHVTLEVFGNYPIPVSNPDALFDAMLADLAREIGLSLAATR; encoded by the coding sequence ATGACGAAACCGACGCGCAGGGGGCGCGAACGTGCGGCGACCGACAAGGAGATCCGGCAGATCGCCAGGAAGCTCCTCGTCGAGCACGGGCCGGAGGCGGTCACCCTGCGCGCCATCGCCCGCGAACTCGGTATCACCGCACCCGCGCTGTACCGCTACTACGTCTCACGGGACGACCTGGTGGAACATCTGCGCCTGGACGTCATCGCCGACCTCGGCACCGAGCTGGCCGCCGAGGGCGAGGCGATGGCTGATGAGGGTGCGCTGCAGTTGTTCGCCATCTGCCGGGGGTTCCGCCGCTGGGCGCTGACGCACACCAGGGAGTTCACCCTGGTCTTCGCCTCCCCGACCGGCGGTGTCGGCTCCGCGGCGAGCAGCGTGGCCACGCTCAAGCGGGTCACCGAGCCGTTCGGCCGGATCTTCCTTGTCGCCGCGGGCGAGGTGCTCGCCAACCACGAGCTGGCCACACCACCCGAGGAGGATGTGCCCGCGGAGCTGCGCGAGGACCTCGCCGCCTACCGGGGCGAGCTGCTCTCGGTGATCCACTCCGCCGGGCTGAACATCCCGGCGGAGAAGCTGGACCTGGGCACCACCTACCTGATGATCCAGTTCTGGGCACGGTTGTACGGCCACGTCACCCTCGAGGTGTTCGGCAACTACCCGATCCCGGTTTCCAACCCGGACGCCCTGTTCGACGCGATGCTGGCCGACCTCGCCAGGGAGATCGGCCTCAGCCTCGCCGCCACTCGCTGA